Genomic DNA from Dioscorea cayenensis subsp. rotundata cultivar TDr96_F1 chromosome 1, TDr96_F1_v2_PseudoChromosome.rev07_lg8_w22 25.fasta, whole genome shotgun sequence:
ACATTTTGCTTGTCATTTTCAGGTGAACATACATAACCCCAACTTTAGctcttttgtttggtgtgccGCCCATTAGTACCACCGAAGAACAACATTAACATTAGGTTGCTGCTTGTCAAAGTTTTTCATACATTGGTAGGTTTGTTTCTCCATATGTACTCAATATATACATGGATATATTTTATGGTATATTACAAAGAAAGCTGGGAGCAATATTGTTGTACCTAAGGAAGAAgaaactttgaaaaaaataatgtttgtgTTCTAGTTAGACAATAGTATTAAACCTATTAATGTAGAATATGTGAAGGTGTTGGCAAGTCTGAGGATTATGTGTGAGTGTTGTGATGGAGATGGAGGAGCATGTAGGAGTACTTGGGATTCTACTTGTGCTaaattgcatgtcctgattcaaatcgaataaaaattttaaaaaattacatacagttaaatcataatcgaattaggacaacatgtggttcaaataaataaatgtcattatatttggatatattcaagataagtctagaagacatttttgagataatCTAAAAAGTTAGAATTtgaagatcagccgagagcacagatctcgaggcgatctaaaatatccaaatcataagatcaaccgagagcatagatctcgagccgatctaaaatatttaaatcgcaagatgagccgagagcacagatctcgaggtgatctaaaatatccaaatcataagatcagcctagagcacagatctcaaggcaatttaaaatatttaaatcgtaagatcagcctagagcacagatctcgaggcaatttaaaatatttaaatcgcaagatcagcctagagcacatatctcgaggcaaaatataaattacaaaattgctcTTGAGAAGAATATCTtgaggcaaaatgcaaattacaagattgcccttgagaacacatatctcgaggcaatctcaaatcttaagatagcccaaatacacatcccgaggcgATCCTAAATTTTATATAGCCTAagaacagatctcgaggcaacttGAGAAATGCAAATCCCGAGCACCCAAGACAAactgaattttattaattaaattttaaaaaaaataaatgttaacaaaaaaaaatgttttaaaaaaattaaatttaaaatttaaatcatatctTATCCTCTTCTGACTTAGTCTACGGAAGGTTGTGATTTCTCGTGAGGGGATCAAATTTTGGGGATAAGgacaaaatttcttttaaaagagAGGACCGACCAGGAGAGGAAGAGGAATggaggaaaaaaagagagaaggaatttagaaaaaaaaaaaaaggaaaaaaagggttctcttctcctcttatgcttataatatatatatatattaaagaattTGGCCGTTCATCACCATTGTTGTTGCTCACTGTCGTggctgcttgagtggctgagataatgccgccaagcagcTTGACACCGTTGCTGTTGTTGAAGCCGCCGTtgctgcttgagtggctgagataatgccgccaaacATGCCTGATGCTCTTGTTGGCGTCACTGTCATCGCTGTTGTTGGATGCCATTGTTGCTGCTCGCTGCCGAGGCTACTGGCTAATGTTGTTGTCACCGTTACCTCTGCCTTTGTTTGCTGGTACTTGCTTCTATTGATGCTTGTCACCTATTGCCGTTCTTGCTGGGGAGGAGGAACcagtgagagaaaaaaaagaataataaaaaaaaataaaaaaataaaagagaagatttgaaagaaaaaaaaagaataaaaaaaaaatcagaagaagaaagaaagaaaaaaaaaatgcacgcATGTGCATGCATTTCTTTTCCctcgtgctctctctctctctacccCATTTGTGAGAGCTCGCGCTATCTCTTTCTCTCCGTCAAGCACTCCGCCATGGATCCCCTCTCAGATCCTTTCATCAGCGGGGCCAGTGGCTCCTCATCGGCGGACCACAGTTGGCGGAAGGTTTCCTATGTGAGACACCAGCATCTCCCGAACCCAGCCCTTGCTGCCACCGATCATTGACCCAATGGAGTCCCTTCCAACATCTTCGCCTCCGTCGAGCGAGTTTCCTTTGAGTGACGTAAAGCAATCAAGACGGCTGCAGAGGAATACGATACTACACCTTCCAGATCGCGCCTTGGACCCATTGTTGCTGCTGTGAATTCTAATGAGGATGATGATAGCGCTGGGGAGGGTGGAAAAGAGAATAGAGCTGTGGAGGGTGAGAAGAAGATCAAGTACTAGAAGCCGAAGAAACCTAAGGTCTTTGTTGCGGAAGCCACGTCCAAAATCGATGCTACGAATCCTGCCGAATTCCTTGTTGATGTCTTGGCTTCGTATAGATCGCAGATGAATATCCAGTTGATGATAGCGCCTCCATGTTTTCCACCAGGATGTTCAAGGAATTACCTGTTTTGAAGACCGATATTCAGCACAAGAGGAATGCAAGATAGTTGCTCTACGTTGCCGATTGGTCGTATCAATATTAATCTCTCCTTTCCCTGGACCATTCGGAAGACATTGGTTTACTCACACTGActaatatctttaattttaaCAATGATGATGAGCTTAATTTCCATTGTTGAAATGTTGCCTGCTTCCGGGTTTGGTGGCAAACACTCAACTCTCAAATTGAAGGAGATTATGAATCACAGAGCTAAAATATTCATAGCAGTCATAGCTGTTATTGGTGCAATTGTTGTTCTCTAGAAAACCTTCTGCTAATTGAAAATCATAGTCTCGATGATAAATACGACAAtgtaatgcaaaaaaaaaatttaattaaaacatctttTGATCGGCAAAGGAAAAGGAGAGTGAAGCTGGACAATTCTCTTGGTGAGGCAATCAGGTAGAATTAGAAACCAAGTTGTTTCTCCATGACAAAGAAATGGAAAAAGCTTCATTCTCTTCTTTAACTTCTTATATAGTTCTGACGTAGATTGTGTGGCTGTATGCCAGTTTTGTTATCTacgatgttgtttctttgtcaATGTAGTGATGAACATCAACAACTTTGTGTTGCTCTTTTCCCGTTGTTTCTCTGAGATCGTTCATGAAACAGaacacttgattttctaaaataaaaaaaaatatataaaaatataaagggaTGGGCCCACCATTAGAAATGATGAATATAGGGCTCTAGGCATTTCAGAAGATATATATTCACGTGGCTATGGTTGTTCGCTTAGGAAGAACACCAGTGAGTTGCTGGTGTCTGAACCCGGATGATGCTTTTGAGGGAGTGGAATTTGCTTGACCCAATGCTTTGTTCTTCCTATGTTTCttcaaagttgaaaaaaaaacttggagtGATAATGGCCAGAAGAAGTTTTAGAATATAAGCATGAAAGCGAAGCAGAGGTTAAAGGTTTCTTGAGAATACATGAATATAGTTCAATGGTTTCTTACTGCTGGATGGAGTAGGGAAAAAGCAGGAAGCACAGgaggatataaaaatatagatgatgaagaagatgatgctgaCTTTGAGTTTGAATTGAGAAGGCGCATGATTCCCTGGGTGCAGCTGCAAGGATGGTTGAGAATCTCCTAGAATCTATTGAAGATGAAGCCAATGAGTGAAAGCATGCCAGGCTATGGAAGCTAGTTATAAGCAAAGACAGAGAGCAGTTCATGCAAAAAGTAACCATGCCATGCCAAGTTAATCCCTTGTGCGATATTTGTGAAACTGGAGAATGAAAGCGTGTCTCTATTCAGTAGTCCGTCACCTCCTGTTCCAAAGAGGCCATGCCTAGTTAATAACCATGTTACGCACTGAGGATTAAAACATGcctatattatttgtattttccGGATTCCAAATGTTTGGAGAATTTCTTTGAGGAGCTTGACTTTCTTTTATGAATCAGAATGATGGTTAGAAACCATGTATATTCTACTCCAGTGATagataatgaaatgaaatgctTTTAAGTTGTCAGCATGATGAAAGCCCatgatttctaaaaaaaaagatattataaaaacacacacataaagGGAATGAAGAATGAGAAGTATGAACAGGTGGGCCACGTGAAACAAAGTTAGGGAATTTGCATAACTTATGcatatgtgtataaaataaaaaaatttaaaaaatgagaagcatgcatgaaataaaaaaataatagatgggAAGCAtgcataacataaaaaaaataaaaaaaaaaattcaaaagaacgAATCCCAGCATGAAAGAGATGCATGTAATGGCATAATTCTTAAAAGGGCGGGTCCCACCATATGAAGATAAATATGACAAGCATGAATttacttatatatgtatatgttgcCAGGTTGGATTTCACATACTCAAGGGACATGAAGCTAAAGAGTTTAAAGGCTTCATACCATTCCCCATTATGAGTATATTCAACAACTAATGAATTCCAAAAATTTATTCCTCTATCTGATATTAGATAGAACAGTTCTCTAGCAGCAAGCATGTTTCCACTACCTGCATATCCTAATATCATGACAGACCATGAAATACCATCCTTGTGAGACATTTTACCAAAAATTTTTCGTGCAGTAATCATATCACCAACCTTAGTGTAGCATGAAATTATGGCATTACAAGCCACAACATTTTCATCAGACAAATCACCAAAAATGTTCCTCACTTTTTGTACATGACCATGCTTGGCATACATGTCTAATAATGCTGTTTGCACATGAATGGAGGAAAGAAATCCAAGTTTGAATGCATGAGCATGAGCATTTAATCAAATGAATAAGAATGGTTGCCATCTTGTGATCCCGCATTTAGGCTATTCGGGAAATGGTCTCACTCATCTATATACCATAGCGTGATActtaagagaataaaaaaagccTCAGATAATGAGATAAAGCAACAGCTGCTCAATGTTTGTTATAAGCATGGAGAATATACTTTGACTTTTGTgagtaacaaaaaaatatgccaaTGAGCAATGCTTTTTGTAGCTAAAATTCAGAAGTAGATGGATGATACTTGCCAGTCTATCCAAGATAATTCTTCTCTCTGGGCTGGGCTCTGCCTGAAGGTTGAGCACCTAGATGCCTTGTTGCTATCGGTAGAAGGTCAGGGATATGACCATTGTGAAAAATCTAGGTGGGCACTAGCATAGTCTTCAGTCCTTAATGCAAGTTACTCAAACAGAATTGTTTCAAGCCAGTATAAAAGATTCTGAAATGACAGAATATTTGATCTATACAACCTAGAACATGATTGTCATAGTTTACTAAATCAAGTTGCTTATGGACAGCAGAATGATTCCTTATATGCGTAGCCATGTTTAaagaagtttgaaaaaaaataataataaacaaaagacATGGGGCTTGACACGGGCCCACCATGAAAGAGACAcacatgcaaataaatataaaaattaattaaaaaatgatgaggaacatacatgcatattcatcattttcattattgcAAGATGGACCCTAAAGTGAATAAGCAATGCAGAGCTATTCATAATTTTGACTAATGCTTGGTctatcataaatataataatcatatgtgactaaaaaaaatatttatacatgtaAAATTGCTGATTTCCTCTCAAGCGATAATTCTCAAATAAAACCTGGGATTTAGAGTCAAATAACAAAAGGTATTCGTTCTGAAgtgacaacaaaaaaaatattcatctcGAGGCAGGATGGCAACGAGGCATGCAAAATGGTGATGAGGCATATGCAACGATAtgtgataaaatataataaaacaaaaaaaaaaaaaatataatcaatatttaaaaaaaatcatataaatcgacaaaTGAACTCAATGGTCTcaaagacatcaaaagtcgaagacccaaagagttccacaagtcaatatttaaaaatctatataaatcgacaattgagctcAATGGTCTcaaagacatcaaaagtcgaagacccaaagagttccacaagtcaatgtttaaaaatctatataaatcgacaattgagctcagcggtctcaagacatcaaaagtcgaagatccaaagagtttcataagtcaatatttaaaaaaatctatatcaACAATCGAACTCAGCTGGTCTCAAGACATCGAAGTCGAAGACCCtaaaagagtttcacaagtcaatataaaaaatcatataaatcgacaattgaactcaacgGTCTCAAGACATCGAGTCGAAGACcctaaagagtttcacaagtcaatatttgaaaatccatataaatcgacaattggactcaGTGGTCTCaggacatcaaaagtcaaagacccaaggagcttcacaagtcaatatttaaaaatctatataaattgacaattaagctcagcagtctcaagacatcaaaagtcgaagacccaaagagtttcataagtcaatatttgaaaatctatacaaatcgacaattgaactcagcggcctcaagacaacaaaaaagtcgaagacccaaagagtttcacaagtcaatatttaaaaatttacataaatcgacaattgaactcagtagtcCCAAGACGTCAGAGGTTaaagactcaaagagtttcacaagtcaataagagagcttcacaagcataagagccgaagcttatgaaaaatcaatatcaagtctatggttcatcaacatggagaagtcgtaacttgaaattcaaattcaagatgcaaatcaagtccaaaaatgcaaaatgtccaagacacaagtccataagtcaagatgattgtcaagatgattttaaattttttgtattttcaatggaatccatgaattcatatttattgaaatgaatgaaaattgattgtcacaatttgtctctttgttcacacttattttcttaatcggaggttcctgtgacaatgtccagggtaattaagaTTAGGGGCTTGAccttaatggaagtcatgaacccacaatcccttgaagtcaccaaaatattaaaatttgatttgtgatccatgttttTTAACCGGTTTAATCCTAAATTAAATGCCAGGTGGAAAGAAAAGAGCCCAcagttaacaaaaaaaattataatatttgtgGCATACCAATCATAATATGCTGTTGATATTGCGTTTCTCTCTCcatgaacattaaaataaaatagcatcATGTTAAATACCATAACACTTATTATCaactttgaaaatatttaaaagactTGTGAAAGTTTAAAACAAGCATCCTCTAATGCatattttaaatgttaatgCATGCATTCAATGCTATAATTGTATTGTTTGAGAAgcaatgttttataaataaaaatggtaaaaagtataacaagtttgataataaaatgtaaaaaacagtaaactatatatactattttctatattatattttacatgactgttttttatattatatttttccgTAAATAAAGTGAAGCATGCCCATTcacataaattatttaataatttataacatttaagaaaaaaaaagaaatttctagTTTATTCATAAcacttttataaaattatgcatataattgcctatttttatagggttataaatacaaatttctCGCGAGCCACGTAGCTAACCCGAAGACGTGACCTAACCACAAAAGCGCATGAAGCCGTACGGGCTTTGATCCAACGGCTCAAAACAATCCAATGAAATTAAACGGTTAGGATTTCATTGAGGGCATAATATAACCTTCCATTTCTGAAGCTCTAGGGTTTCTCTTTCGTTGTTCGAGAGACGCGAGGAGGAGCGGCCCGGCGGAAGTCATCGCCAAGGTGAGgcctttttctctctctcgttCCTCTCATGGCTAGATTGAGCCCTTGTTCCTTTGTTCTAGGGTCTCTGAGGTTTGTTATGGCGGTCTTAGGTACTTAGGAATGCTTTATTGCATCGGTGGATTGGTAGATCGGTTTTTTGTAGAGATTTTGTTGATTTCTATCCATGTTTTTGAGATTGGATTTGATTTTGCTTGTATGAAATGGTTTTTGTGTTTATAGATTGATGATGGTTTAATGCGTTAGGAATTTAGTATGGCAGTGTAGTGGATAGAGGAAgtggttggtttttgttttctagATGTTGAATCTATATGAAGCGGCAGTGATTTCATCattatatgatttattgttatttgCAAGATAACaatgaatgcttgttgaaaaTGATTCTAATGGTTGTAAACATCTCCAGCTTTTGTTTGAGTTGGGGGATGATtgtagaagagaaggaaaaagtagtttttttccttatcttttAGTGCAGCTCAAATCCTCTATTTTTGGGgcttatttttccttattttaataGTTTCCTTTGAATAAATTACACTTGTActacaataaaatcacatattTTTCTTGATGTGAAGTATTGTCTTTCTGTGCTTTCTCAAAAAAGATGGTATGTGTTGTTGCTGAATGTCACATTATTAACTATGTCCTTTGTGTGTGTAGTTTCTGATGCTGtccatctctttgcttttttGCAGGTTAGTTTGACAGGTTTTTGTGCATTACCAGATGGCTCCACCGGCTAAAGGTACATAAGTTATATCATGCATTCTTATTCTTATAACTTGCCTATGATCGATATCATTGATATTCTTTTTTCCTGTTGAGCATCTCTGTTACTTCTCATTTGTTCTTTTATCCACATCCCTATGGGGACTAATTGTTCCCTTTAGCACAGATTGAAAGCTAGGAGTTTAGATGAACTAGCTAAGACCATAAGATGCAATCTTGCGAGTATTGAATATTTATATGAATACCAAAATTAAGTTCAGGAATGTTGTTGAATCTGATAAAGCTCACTCATACTTAGCATACAAGTCTTTAGTTTGTATGACTATTTACACAGTTACAGTATGTGATAATTTCTTGATTACTGAATCACATTGGTACTTGTTTCAAATCTTATGTGTATTGTGACATTGGTATCCATACTGCTTACATTTTGGTGGTGGTTGTTTTAAGTCTTATTTTGACATGGTATTCATACTgttattcaattattttgttCTAGCCAATACCAAGAAGCCAGAGGCAAAAACTCAGGCTTTGAAAGTTGCGAAGGCTGTGAAAACTGGAGCTTCTACCTTGAAGAAGAGATCCAAGAAGATCCGCACTTCTGTAACCTTTCATCGGCCCAAGACtttgaagaaagagagaaaccCCAAATATCCCAGAATCAGTGCCCCACCAAGAAACAAGCTAGACCACTACCAGATTCTGAAGTTCCCTTTGACTACTGAGTCTGCCATGAAGAAGATCGAGGACAACAATACACTTGTCTTCATTGTCGATATCCGTGCTGACAAGAAGAAGATTAAGGCAGCTGTGAAGAAGATGTATGACATTCAGGCGAAGAAAGTCAATACACTGATCAGGTCAGCAGTAGTCTTGTTGGACGTTCACCATTGTCTATACTTCCCAGCATGAGggatttgataatattttcttCTATTCTGTTGCAGGCCTGATGGCACGAAGAAGGCTTATGTGAGATTGACTCCGGACTATGATGCCTTAGATGTTGCTAACAAGATTGGTATCATCTAAGTTAATAACTAGGCTACTAGAAGActgctttttttcattttatttgagatatttctTGCCAGTGCTGAGTTGCAGAactattgttgttttgtttgcttTGATTGCCACATTTTGTTAGCTCAATGAAAGCTTGAAGAGGATGCTTAGTTGTAAAAGCTCATATAGGTTATTGAGCATTCAAGTCTTGTTCTCATTTTGAAGTTTATGCTCTTTTACTCTATATACTAAAATGCTTATATCTGCAAATTAGATAAGTATATGGTGATTACTTTCCTAAAATTGGAggttaattttattgaagaagtgggTGTTTTTGGTTATGGTGGTAAATTGTGATCAGAGAAGTGGCAAGAAAATTTACTTTTTGCATGTTGGCTGGTTACCTTTGCCTGCAGTGAGGTGTTTTCCTGTTtcaatttttgtattgttattattataattaggaaaattgttaaaaaaaacctttttatgAAGgtgttatttctattttatttgatttttttaaggtttatatatgtatatatctgtACGGACTGGGAACATTGGTTTTTACATGTGTTCCTTGGGTTTTTAAGGGGGCAGCTTCATAGGGAGGGTTTTGCTGCTTATTGGTAGTAGTATGCTGCttagtaaaattttttaagattgAAATAATctattttgatggaaaaaatgtTGCCTCAAGAGGTAATGCTTCCATTTCTGTAGAGTTAAAACATGAAGTAATTCCCTATCAAAAGAGAAACCCTTAATGAAGTAGGCCACAGGATGATCATCTTGAAGATGTATGGGTCTGATTCTTTTAGTTGAAGTTGAAGCATCACATACATTCCACCATAAATGAATGGTTGGCTAATATTAGGAGGtgcaaaatagaaattaaaatcaaaGCTGTTTTGAGTTGTTAGAAAGCCTTGTCTGATGGTAGTGACAATTGATATGCGTTCTTCTTTGTGAGAGCAGTTAAGGGGCGAGCGATAATATCAAACTTCCGCACAAATctacaataattttttgttaatccaaaaattctcataattcctttctcaaaaaaaaaaaaaaatccaatttggGTATGACAACGGGTGTAAATGAAATGAGCCGAGCGCAGTATTGGcatgctcaagcttggctcgtaaGTAAAGTTCGGCTTGAGCTCGTTTGAGCCTTAGTTTTTGTTGCTCAACCTCAGCTAATGTATTACTCAAGTTCAGCTCGTGAAGCTCTAATTACCACTAACATCCTAATAGCTCAACTAGGCTCGAATCAAAGCTCATAAATATGAGCTCAACTCAAGCTCATTTAAGCTTATTTCAAAAGGGCAaagtatagaaaaataattGCGCTTATTTCAAAAGGGC
This window encodes:
- the LOC120262038 gene encoding 60S ribosomal protein L23A-like: MAPPAKANTKKPEAKTQALKVAKAVKTGASTLKKRSKKIRTSVTFHRPKTLKKERNPKYPRISAPPRNKLDHYQILKFPLTTESAMKKIEDNNTLVFIVDIRADKKKIKAAVKKMYDIQAKKVNTLIRPDGTKKAYVRLTPDYDALDVANKIGII